AGCCAGTGAAGTTAATGCGCCTGGTGGCGGGGTGGGCGATCAGCGCCTCGACCACCGCCGCGGCATCCTGCGGCTGGTTGCTGATGACGTTGACAACGCCGGCGGCGAAGCCGGCCTCGCGGAACACCTCGCCAATCAGGCTCTGCGTGCCCGGACACATTTCCGAGGTCTTCAGCACGACCGTATTGCCGCAGGCGAGCGGCATCGCGATCGCGCGGGTCGCCAGGATCACCGGCGCGTTCCACGGCGCGATGCCGACGCAGACGCCGGCCGGCTTGCGCACCGCAAGCGCCAGCGTTCCCGGCTTGTCGGACGGGATCACCTCGCCGGAGACCTGCGTCGTCATGGCAGCGGCCTCGCGCAGCATGTTGGCGGCAAGCATGACGTTGAAATGCGCCCACGGCGCGGTGGCGCCGGTCTCGGCCGTCATCAATGCGGCGAAGGCGTCGCTCCTCGCCTGCATGGCGTCGGCGGCCTTGAGCAGGAGCATGCGACGCGCGGTCGGCGCGACCGCCGACCAGGCGGGAAAGGCGCGCGCGGCGGCCTCCACCGCCATGTTGGCGTCGGCGACGCTGGCGGCAGCGGCCGAGGTCGCGACCTCGCCGGTCACCGGGTTCCGACGCTCGAAGCGTCGCCGGCCTGCGGCGTCACAATCGGCATTATCGATCAGAAGCTGGACGTTCATCGGCGCGCTCCCTCTGAATTCCCTGATTCCGGTTCCGGGCGATGGTGCCGGCCCGCTGTCGTTGTCCCGACGCCTAGCAAAACGGCGGGAGCCGAACAAGATGCTTTGAGACCAAAGTATTTGTCCCGGAGGTCTTCCCGTATCCACTGCTCGGCGGGCGCGGGACGGCTTCGGGCGGCGCTATCCCTCTCACATACGAAAATGCCCGGGACCAACCCGGGCATTTGCACCTTGGCCGGATGTGGCCACGCCTAGATCCCGGCCTCGTATTTCTTCAGGGTCGCCTGCAGGTCGGCATCGATGGCCGCGGCATCGCCGCCCGCCTTCTTCACCGCCTCCGCCCAGCTGTCATGGAGCGGCTTCACCGCCTTCTTCCACTGGTCGAGCTGCTCGGCGGTGAGCGGATAGACCTCGTGGCCGGCCAGCGCCTTCATCTTGACGCGGCCATTGGCCTCGAACTCGGTCCAGGGATCGGTGACCTTGGCGGCCCATTCCGGCGAGCAGTGGTCGTCCATGACCTTCTTCTGCGCGTCCGACATCGCGTTGTACTTTGCAAGGTTCATGTTGTAGGTGAACACGGTCGAGTAGAGCGGCACGTCCATGTGATACTTCACGACCTTGTCGATGCCGAACAGGAAGATCGAGCCCCAGGGGAAGGTGATCTCGTCGGCCACGCCGCGTTCCAGCGCGTCACGCGATTCCGGCGCGGAAGCCTGCACATTGGTGCCGCCGAACATCTTCACCATCTCGCCGATCGTGCTCTGCGCCGGGCGCACCTTCACGCCGTTGAGATCGGCAGGCACCAGTATCTTCTTCTTGCCGTGCAGCGCGCCGGGATCGTGGATGAAGGCGAAGCAGAGCTTGGTGTCCTTCATCTCGGTCGGCGCGTATTTGTGATACCATTCGTTGAGCGCGAGCGTGCCCTTCTTGCCGTCGGAGAACACGAAGGGAAGCTGGCCGGCGGCCGCGATCGGGAAGCGGCCGGGCTGGTAGCCGGGATTGACGTAGGTGACATCGGCGATGCCGTCGCGCGCCATGTCGTAATGGTCGAACGCCTTGCCGAGCTGCTCGGAGGGGAACACCGAAACCTTGATGGTGCCGCCGGAAGCCTTCTCGATGTCGGCCGCCCAGGCCTGCGTCGCCGGCACCAGCGGATGCGCGGGCGGCACCCACAGCGACACTTTCAGGTTGACGGTCTTGTCCTGCGCGAACGCGGGCGTCACGCTGGCTGCCAGCAGCAACGCCATAAACGTCTTCCTCATCGGCATCGTCTCCCTCGTGGCTCGGGCTGCAACGCCCTTTGCAGCCATCGTTATATGATATAATTATCGTGGCTCGGGCTGCTGCGAAACGCAGCCGCACCGTTCAAGCCTATAACATCGGGAGGATCAAGTATTGCGGACGAAAGTAGCAATCATTGGCGCAGGGCCGGCGGGATTGCTGCTCGGGCAATTGCTGCACCGCTACGGCATCGACAACATCATTCTCGAGCGCCACACCGGCGACTACGTGCTGGGGCGTATCCGCGCCGGCCTGCTCGAAGAAGGCACGGTCGCGCTGCTCGACGAGGCCGGCGCGGGACAGCGCGCGCATCATGAGGGCCTGGTCCATGACGGTATCGAGCTCGCCTTCGGGGGAGAGCGCCACCGCATCGACATCAAGGCGCAGACCGGCAAGACCATGATGATCTACGGCCAGACCGAGGTGACGCTCGACCTGATGAACGCGCGTCAGGCGGCCGGCCTGACCACGGTCTACGAGGCGGCCGACGTCACGCCGCTCGATTTCGACGCCGGTAACCCCAGGGTGACCTACGTCAAGGACGGCAAGACGCACGAGATCGCCTGCGACTTCATCGCCGGCTGTGACGGCTTCCACGGCGTCAGCCGCGCCAGCGTGAAGCCGTCGGCAATCGAGACCTTCGAGCGCGTCTATCCGTTCGGCTGGCTCGGCATTCTCTCCGAAACCCCGCCGGTCAGCCACGAGCTGATCTACAACAACCACGCGCGCGGCTTTGCCCTGTGCACGATGCGCTCGACGCATCGCAGCCGCTATTACCTGCAATGTCCGCTCGACGACCGCGTCGAGCAGTGG
This genomic interval from Bradyrhizobium sp. NP1 contains the following:
- a CDS encoding TRAP transporter substrate-binding protein yields the protein MRKTFMALLLAASVTPAFAQDKTVNLKVSLWVPPAHPLVPATQAWAADIEKASGGTIKVSVFPSEQLGKAFDHYDMARDGIADVTYVNPGYQPGRFPIAAAGQLPFVFSDGKKGTLALNEWYHKYAPTEMKDTKLCFAFIHDPGALHGKKKILVPADLNGVKVRPAQSTIGEMVKMFGGTNVQASAPESRDALERGVADEITFPWGSIFLFGIDKVVKYHMDVPLYSTVFTYNMNLAKYNAMSDAQKKVMDDHCSPEWAAKVTDPWTEFEANGRVKMKALAGHEVYPLTAEQLDQWKKAVKPLHDSWAEAVKKAGGDAAAIDADLQATLKKYEAGI
- the pobA gene encoding 4-hydroxybenzoate 3-monooxygenase: MRTKVAIIGAGPAGLLLGQLLHRYGIDNIILERHTGDYVLGRIRAGLLEEGTVALLDEAGAGQRAHHEGLVHDGIELAFGGERHRIDIKAQTGKTMMIYGQTEVTLDLMNARQAAGLTTVYEAADVTPLDFDAGNPRVTYVKDGKTHEIACDFIAGCDGFHGVSRASVKPSAIETFERVYPFGWLGILSETPPVSHELIYNNHARGFALCTMRSTHRSRYYLQCPLDDRVEQWPDDRFWDELKRRLDQKAVDSLITGPSIEKSIAPLRSFVAEPMRFGRMFLAGDAAHIVPPTGAKGLNLAASDAHYLAVALREYYDEKSSAGIDAYSRTALARVWKAVRFSWWMTTMLHKFPDTDGIGARIQIAELDYVVSSKAASTSLAENYVGLPF